The proteins below come from a single Clupea harengus chromosome 21, Ch_v2.0.2, whole genome shotgun sequence genomic window:
- the pknox1.2 gene encoding homeobox protein PKNOX1, with protein sequence MMASQSMPVEEYQEAEQMPIGQAECKSGEHYGDTTVATAPSPPPSEPQTPMDADKEAIYRHPLFPLLALLFEKCEQSTQSSDCVTSASFDVDIENFVRSQEKEGKAFFSEDPELDSLMVKAIQVLRIHLLELEKVSDLCKDFCSRYIACLKTKMNSETLLSGEPGSPYSPVQTQISNALTGTISPQGIMVPASALQQGNVTVTTVNPAQMVAGMSPWHTSPSGGTVYQPVTVVTPQGQVVTQALSPGTIRIQNTQLQLQLNQDLSFFTQDESSSKNKRGILPKQATNVMRSWLFQHIGHPYPTEDEKKQIATQTNLTLLQVNNWFINARRRILQPMLDASQSETPKSKKKPPQNRPLQRFWPDSIASGVTQQHVTMADGTLVAVGEDGLQSLSSDGATLAVQQVMLGGHSEDDSDLGSDDEDHPDLSDANISRLGLDHSSSLQ encoded by the exons ATGATGGCTTCCCAGTCCATGCCTGTAGAGGAGTATCaggaggctgagcag atGCCCATTGGTCAGGCAGAATGTAAGTCAGGGGAGCATTATGGGGATACCACTGTTGCCACGGCACCCAGTCCACCCCCCTCAGAGCCTCAGACCCCCATGGATGCAGATAAGGAGGCCATCTACag acATCCTCTGTTCCCACTGTTGGCGCTGCTCTTTGAGAAGTGTGAGCAGTCTACCCAGAGCTCGGACTGTGTGACGTCGGCCAGTTTTGATGTGGACATCGAGAACTTTGTGCGTAGCcaagaaaaggagggaaaggCCTTCTTCAGCGAGGACCCCGAGCTGGACAGCCTG atggTGAAGGCCATCCAGGTGCTACGCATCCacctgctggagctggagaaggtGAGTGACCTGTGCAAAGACTTCTGCAGCCGCTACATCGCCTGCCTCAAGACCAAGATGAACAGCGAGACGCTGCTGAGTGGAGAACCAGGCAGCCCCTACTCCCCCGTACAGACacag atctcCAACGCGCTCACGGGCACCATCAGTCCTCAGGGCATTATGGTTCCCGCCTCAGCCCTTCAGCAAGGCAACGTTACCGTGACAACAGTCAACCCTGCACAGATGGTGGCAGGTATGTCACCATGGCATACGTCCCCCTCAG GTGGAACGGTATATCAACCTGTTACGGTCGTCACACCACAAGGACAGGTGGTAACCCAGGCACTGTCGCCAGGGACAATACGCATTCAGAACACACAG ctTCAGCTGCAGTTGAACCAGGACTTGAGCTTCTTCACTCAGGATGAAAGTTCATCCAAGAACAAGAGGGGCATCCTGCCCAAACAAGCCACCAACGTCATGCGCTCCTGGCTCTTCCAGCACATTGGG CACCCCTACCCCACTGAAGATGAAAAGAAGCAGATTGCCACTCAGACGAACCTGACCCTCCTGCAGGTCAATAACTG GTTCATAAATGCTCGGAGGCGGATCCTGCAGCCCATGTTGgatgccagccaatcagaaactcCCAAAAGCAAGAAGAAGCCGCCCCAGAACCGCCCACTGCAGCGCTTCTGGCCCGACTCCATCGCCTCTGGAGTCACTCAGCAACACGTTACTATGGCTgatg GGACCCTGGTGGCAGTGGGGGAGGACGGACTGCAGTCCCTGTCGTCAGACGGAGCCACTCTAGCCGTGCAGCAGGTGATGCTGGGGGGCCACAGCGAGGATGACTCTGACCTGGGATCAGACGACGAAGATCACCCAGACCTATCTGACGCCAACATTTCCAGGCTGGGCCTGGACCACAGCAGCTCGCTGCAgtag